In a single window of the Euwallacea fornicatus isolate EFF26 chromosome 5, ASM4011564v1, whole genome shotgun sequence genome:
- the LOC136339451 gene encoding death domain-associated protein 6-like isoform X1, whose product MSDLDQVISLSSSDEENKLKEPCAKKRRISPIIVPNVSISMFSVSKAKNKRKQISKKKGIETVSLDSDDDDDDDSTSTLRTSSGASGAITVNGKKSLASNNCNSQEINALIDSIMESDVAFKRNGVTIWKKKSETVSLLDSDSDSGSEEKAGNESGSSPLKEPIKPIIIVDDNRTSQLKTSISSKSKAQTHFPETEVITIGPDDVSESGGIDANEDVMSPLCNEVDENTASKKAIVIPDSDEETEKENLDIESLESFSDRSILPNLSKEENVCPESRALLEAFLEIVKESLKSSTFEEMLPTKVPILEKYFRKSASHVNEPIFQNLLKHNIESVKKASNSGAAKMAVIAFHKIFSHLKSHITATTIMVEEEHLPKVKKLEKIMKLLRKKIKHLEAAEVNFEEDGNSSYMILDRYQSRLKKVYAKYCVYIKRNPFSGRPVYDRISFVQSKYNEINQALSKKYNNSVHFPTYYEFEKCIRKVVTKHKLDLAEQEIKTESEKGFKHLGSILQKKRRQELYDSHLDFVEYTEDPASGDISLENTLRKNYTEGKEKLDKFFLHYVDKQEQGGDHISSNEEESPASASESDADVIEHNDIKESTGTKECDDGYHGESDSNGFETVNPKENPEEHNENLYMDAGYKNRNSHTGNKFNEFKNVKNTENSKENEASGSGEGDSVAVNKSDMGEKIDYKESSEESNGKGGKTEKAENRKDTEADIKGKVEGIERVQIKDVIDTNTTPEGLACANKEGCLTFRSAEQII is encoded by the exons atgtctgaTCTGGATCAGGTCATTTCTTTGAGCTCTTCCGATGAAGAGAACAAACTAAAAGAACCATGTGCAAAG aaaaggaGGATAAGCCCAATAATTGTCCCAAACGTTTCCATATCCATGTTTTCAGTgtcaaaagcaaaaaataaaagaaaacaaattagcAAGAAAAAAGGAATTGAAACTGTTAGTTTGGACtctgatgatgatgatgatgatgattcGACATCCACTTTGAGGACATCAAGTGGTGCTTCAGGTGCAATTACAGTTAATGGCAAGAAGTCTCTTGCTTCAAACAACTGCAATTCACAAGAGATTAATGCACTCATTGACTCGATCATGGAGAGTGATGTTGCCTTTAAGCGGAATGGAGTCactatatggaaaaaaaaaagtgagacaGTTTCCCTGCTTGATAGTGATAGTGATTCTGGCAGTGAGGAAAAGGCAGGAAATGAAAGTGGAAGTTCTCCATTAAAAGAACCAATAAAacctattattattgttgatgACAATAGGACTTCCCAACTGAAAACTAGTATTAGTTCGAAAAGTAAAGCACAAACCCACTTTCCTGAAACTGAAGTAATTACGATAGGACCTGATGATGTTTCAGAAAGTGGTGGTATTGATGCAAATGAAGACGTAATGAGCCCTTTATGTAATGAAGTTGATGAAAATACTGCTTCCAAAAAAGCAATTGTAATTCCTGATTCAGATGAGGAGACTGAGAAGGAAAATTTAGATATTGAGTCACTTGAAAGTTTTTCTGACAGATCTATACTTCCAAATTTATCCAAAGAG GAAAATGTTTGTCCAGAATCAAGAGCTCTACTAGAAGCTTTTCTTGAAATAGTCAAGGAGAGCCTGAAAAGTTCAACATTTGAAGAAATGTTGCCAACAAAAGTTCCTATCCTGGAAAAGTATTTTAGAAAAAGTGCATCTCATGTTAATGAGCCTATCTTTCAAAATCTTTTAAAGCATAACATTGAATCAGTGAAAAAAGCATCCAATAGTGGAGCAGCTAAGATGGCAGTGATAGcttttcacaaaatatttagtcATTTGAAGTCACATATCACAGCAACCACAATAATGGTTGAGGAAGAGCATTTACccaaagtgaaaaaattggagaaaattatgaaattattaagaaaaaaaatcaagcatTTAGAGGCAGCTGAGGTGAACTTTGAGGAAGATGGCAACTCCTCTTACATGATTCTTGATAG GTACCAAAGTCgattaaaaaaggtatatgCAAAGTATTGTGTTTACATCAAACGTAATCCCTTTAGCGGACGCCCGGTATACGACAGAATTTCATTCGTACAATCAAAGTacaatgaaattaatcagGCGCTGAGTAAAAAGTACAATAATAGTGTGCATTTCCCTACATattatgaatttgaaaagtgcaTACGGAAGGTTGTGACTAAGCATAAGCTGGACTTAGCTGAACAGGAAATAAAAACTGAGA gtgaaaaaggttttaaacaCCTAGGGTccatattgcaaaaaaaacgaAGACAAGAATTATACGATTCACATTTAGATTTTGTTGAATATACTGAGGATCCCGCATCGGGAGACATATCTTTGGAAAATACACTGCGAAAAAACTACACAGAAGGCAAAGAGAAGCTAGATAAATTCTTTTTACA TTATGTAGATAAACAAGAACAAGGGGGAGATCATATTTCCTCAAATGAAGAGGAATCCCCTGCATCCGCGAGTGAATCTGATGCTGATGTTATTGAACACAACGATATTAAGGAGAGTACAGGAACTAAGGAATGTGATGATGGATACCATGGTGAGTCGGATTCTAATGGATTTGAAACTGTTAACCCCAAAGAAAATCCTGAAGaacataatgaaaatttatatatgGATGCAGGatataaaaacagaaataGTCATACCGGTAACAAATTTAACGAGTTTAAGAATGTTAAAAACACggaaaattctaaagaaaATGAGGCTAGTGGATCCGGGGAAGGAGACTCGGTAGCCGTAAACAAATCTGATATGGGTGAAAAGATTGATTACAAAGAAAGTTCTGAGGAGAGTAATGGTAAAGGTGGGAAAACTGAAAAGGCTGAAAACCGGAAAGATACTGAAGCTGACATAAAGGGTAAAGTGGAGGGTATTGAGCGTGTACAAATCAAAGATGTCATAGACACTAATACTACGCCTGAAGGATTGGCTTGTGCAAATAAGGAAGGATGCCTGACATTTCGTAGCGCggaacaaattatttaa
- the LOC136339453 gene encoding SET domain-containing protein SmydA-8-like — MNRCERTNTGLNETIRAFLERHHLLDGNPPGWEIRQSETGGFGVFVTRNFDVGEVVFKDFPVIIGPRCILNCPKICVCCFSKENLRLCTSGCGLEVCSQVCQDSSSHHRECKTVRQYLEHNENFMEQFNRELFENLTPIRSLFLDEIDKKVVSCLIAHDRDDHGREIDTLKEKLGFKFKELDEQFLKFVCCVLDANAFEVALGNERSQSSVRGLYPLSSLANHSCVPNISHVFNSRHEMVVKAAVFIPKHSELFHCYTRLIWGSTIRLFHLYKTKHFVCKCLRCKDPTEFGTFMNSIMCKSCGGPVCLVDPYKAYANWQCQYCKNVITGQEIGPITTLLGSILKGVESSDFPFMYNLLNGKLKSVVPQYNQVAVELKWKIVWVLGHKPGYTWSELTLDQLKIKEDICIDLLNLLEKLQCGQCKMRGLLLYEMFCCKREGINRLNGTKHIVDPHKLSALLHEAIRILEHDVTAPQEIKDYLSSTSGRNLRLRDCD, encoded by the exons aTGAACCGGTGCGAAAGAACGAATACTGGCTTAAACGAAACTATTAGAGCATTTTTAGAGAGACATCACCTCCTGGATGGAAACCCACCAGGGTGGGAAATAAGACAATCAGAGACAGGCGGTTTCGGAGTGTTTGTAACCAGAAATTTCGATGTGGGTGAAGTGgtatttaaagattttccgGTAATAATTGGCCCGAGGTGCATTCTGAATTGCCCTAAAATATGCGTCTGTTGCTTCAG CAAAGAAAACTTGCGCCTCTGTACCAGCGGCTGCGGACTAGAGGTCTGTAGCCAAGTATGCCAGGACTCCTCTAGCCACCATAGAGAGTGCAAAACCGTTCGGCAATATTTGGAACACAACGAGAATTTTATGGAACAATTCAATCGagaattgtttgaaaatttgacaCCAATTAGAAGTCTTTTTTTAGACGAGATCGACAAAAAAGTAGTCTCCTGCTTAATAGCTCATGACAGAGATGATCACGGCCGTGAAATCGATActctgaaagaaaaattgggATTCAAATTTAAGGAATTGGACGAACAATTCTTGAAGTTTGTGTGTTGTGTATTGGACGCGAACGCATTTGAGGTGGCTTTGGGGAACGAAAGAAGTCAGAGTAGCGTCAGAG GTCTCTACCCTTTGTCCAGCCTGGCAAATCACTCTTGCGTGCCAAACATCAGTCACGTTTTCAACTCCAGGCACGAAATGGTGGTGAAAGCCGCAGTTTTCATACCCAAACATTCTGAGTTGTTCCATTGCTACACAAGACTGATTTGGGGCTCGACCATTCGTCTCTTTCACTTGTATAAGACCAAACACTTCGTATGCAAATGCCTCAGATGCAAAGATCCAACTGAGTTTGGCACTTTCATGAATTCAATTATGTGCAAATCATGCGGGGGACCAGTCTGTCTGGTGGATCCATATAAGGCTTATGCCAATTGGCAGTGCCAGTACTGCAAAAATGTTATTACAGGCCAGGAAATTGGGCCAATTACTACATTACTAG GCTCTATTCTGAAGGGGGTGGAATCCAGTGACTTTCCTTTTAtgtataatttgttaaatgggAAGCTGAAATCGGTTGTTCCGCAGTATAACCAGGTTGCAGTGGAATTGAAGTGGAAAATCGTATGGGTTTTAGGTCATAAGCCTGGATATACTTGGAGTG aactaACTCTAGACCAATTGAAAATCAAAGAAGATATCTGCATCGATTTGCTAAACCTTTTAGAAAAACTTCAATGCGGTCAGTGTAAAATGAGAGGTCTTTTACTCTATGAAATGTTCTGCTGTAAACGGGAAGGTATAAATAGATTAAATGGAACCAAACACATTGTG
- the ATPsynE gene encoding ATP synthase subunit e, mitochondrial, whose amino-acid sequence MSAAPVRVSPLIKFFRWSFLGVGVVYGAFNQSRLSKKEEKIREYELKQKAIRDEKLAFEKKIAIEKEMKELEEMAK is encoded by the exons ATGTCTGCTGCCCCCGTTCGAGTCTCCCCCCTTATTAAG TTCTTCAGATGGAGCTTCCTTGGGGTCGGAGTGGTATATGGGGCTTTCAACCAGAGTAGACTGTcaaagaaagaagaaaaaattaggGAATATGAGCTTAAGCAAAAAGCCATTCGTGATGAAAAACTGgcttttgaaaagaaaatagcTATCGAAAAAGAAATGAAGGAATTGGAGGAAATGGCAAAGTGA
- the LOC136339451 gene encoding death domain-associated protein 6-like isoform X2, with amino-acid sequence MSDLDQVISLSSSDEENKLKEPCAKKRRISPIIVPNVSISMFSVSKAKNKRKQISKKKGIETVSLDSDDDDDDDSTSTLRTSSGASGAITVNGKKSLASNNCNSQEINALIDSIMESDVAFKRNGVTIWKKKSETVSLLDSDSDSGSEEKAGNESGSSPLKEPIKPIIIVDDNRTSQLKTSISSKKSGGIDANEDVMSPLCNEVDENTASKKAIVIPDSDEETEKENLDIESLESFSDRSILPNLSKEENVCPESRALLEAFLEIVKESLKSSTFEEMLPTKVPILEKYFRKSASHVNEPIFQNLLKHNIESVKKASNSGAAKMAVIAFHKIFSHLKSHITATTIMVEEEHLPKVKKLEKIMKLLRKKIKHLEAAEVNFEEDGNSSYMILDRYQSRLKKVYAKYCVYIKRNPFSGRPVYDRISFVQSKYNEINQALSKKYNNSVHFPTYYEFEKCIRKVVTKHKLDLAEQEIKTESEKGFKHLGSILQKKRRQELYDSHLDFVEYTEDPASGDISLENTLRKNYTEGKEKLDKFFLHYVDKQEQGGDHISSNEEESPASASESDADVIEHNDIKESTGTKECDDGYHGESDSNGFETVNPKENPEEHNENLYMDAGYKNRNSHTGNKFNEFKNVKNTENSKENEASGSGEGDSVAVNKSDMGEKIDYKESSEESNGKGGKTEKAENRKDTEADIKGKVEGIERVQIKDVIDTNTTPEGLACANKEGCLTFRSAEQII; translated from the exons atgtctgaTCTGGATCAGGTCATTTCTTTGAGCTCTTCCGATGAAGAGAACAAACTAAAAGAACCATGTGCAAAG aaaaggaGGATAAGCCCAATAATTGTCCCAAACGTTTCCATATCCATGTTTTCAGTgtcaaaagcaaaaaataaaagaaaacaaattagcAAGAAAAAAGGAATTGAAACTGTTAGTTTGGACtctgatgatgatgatgatgatgattcGACATCCACTTTGAGGACATCAAGTGGTGCTTCAGGTGCAATTACAGTTAATGGCAAGAAGTCTCTTGCTTCAAACAACTGCAATTCACAAGAGATTAATGCACTCATTGACTCGATCATGGAGAGTGATGTTGCCTTTAAGCGGAATGGAGTCactatatggaaaaaaaaaagtgagacaGTTTCCCTGCTTGATAGTGATAGTGATTCTGGCAGTGAGGAAAAGGCAGGAAATGAAAGTGGAAGTTCTCCATTAAAAGAACCAATAAAacctattattattgttgatgACAATAGGACTTCCCAACTGAAAACTAGTATTAGTTCGAAAA AAAGTGGTGGTATTGATGCAAATGAAGACGTAATGAGCCCTTTATGTAATGAAGTTGATGAAAATACTGCTTCCAAAAAAGCAATTGTAATTCCTGATTCAGATGAGGAGACTGAGAAGGAAAATTTAGATATTGAGTCACTTGAAAGTTTTTCTGACAGATCTATACTTCCAAATTTATCCAAAGAG GAAAATGTTTGTCCAGAATCAAGAGCTCTACTAGAAGCTTTTCTTGAAATAGTCAAGGAGAGCCTGAAAAGTTCAACATTTGAAGAAATGTTGCCAACAAAAGTTCCTATCCTGGAAAAGTATTTTAGAAAAAGTGCATCTCATGTTAATGAGCCTATCTTTCAAAATCTTTTAAAGCATAACATTGAATCAGTGAAAAAAGCATCCAATAGTGGAGCAGCTAAGATGGCAGTGATAGcttttcacaaaatatttagtcATTTGAAGTCACATATCACAGCAACCACAATAATGGTTGAGGAAGAGCATTTACccaaagtgaaaaaattggagaaaattatgaaattattaagaaaaaaaatcaagcatTTAGAGGCAGCTGAGGTGAACTTTGAGGAAGATGGCAACTCCTCTTACATGATTCTTGATAG GTACCAAAGTCgattaaaaaaggtatatgCAAAGTATTGTGTTTACATCAAACGTAATCCCTTTAGCGGACGCCCGGTATACGACAGAATTTCATTCGTACAATCAAAGTacaatgaaattaatcagGCGCTGAGTAAAAAGTACAATAATAGTGTGCATTTCCCTACATattatgaatttgaaaagtgcaTACGGAAGGTTGTGACTAAGCATAAGCTGGACTTAGCTGAACAGGAAATAAAAACTGAGA gtgaaaaaggttttaaacaCCTAGGGTccatattgcaaaaaaaacgaAGACAAGAATTATACGATTCACATTTAGATTTTGTTGAATATACTGAGGATCCCGCATCGGGAGACATATCTTTGGAAAATACACTGCGAAAAAACTACACAGAAGGCAAAGAGAAGCTAGATAAATTCTTTTTACA TTATGTAGATAAACAAGAACAAGGGGGAGATCATATTTCCTCAAATGAAGAGGAATCCCCTGCATCCGCGAGTGAATCTGATGCTGATGTTATTGAACACAACGATATTAAGGAGAGTACAGGAACTAAGGAATGTGATGATGGATACCATGGTGAGTCGGATTCTAATGGATTTGAAACTGTTAACCCCAAAGAAAATCCTGAAGaacataatgaaaatttatatatgGATGCAGGatataaaaacagaaataGTCATACCGGTAACAAATTTAACGAGTTTAAGAATGTTAAAAACACggaaaattctaaagaaaATGAGGCTAGTGGATCCGGGGAAGGAGACTCGGTAGCCGTAAACAAATCTGATATGGGTGAAAAGATTGATTACAAAGAAAGTTCTGAGGAGAGTAATGGTAAAGGTGGGAAAACTGAAAAGGCTGAAAACCGGAAAGATACTGAAGCTGACATAAAGGGTAAAGTGGAGGGTATTGAGCGTGTACAAATCAAAGATGTCATAGACACTAATACTACGCCTGAAGGATTGGCTTGTGCAAATAAGGAAGGATGCCTGACATTTCGTAGCGCggaacaaattatttaa